One genomic region from Arthrobacter sp. FB24 encodes:
- a CDS encoding zinc-dependent metalloprotease, which translates to MESTAGDSSVQAQALINWELAASTAARLAPAGPSLGSAEIGTAVENLRLMADISVPHVHDITGLEAARDLRDSSVLVVDRASWAKANTQSFTVMLKPAMEKMLEGRRGTMSPGAASVSGAITGSQLGAVLAFLSSKVLGQYDPFSALAEDSTAPAGGRLLLVAPNIVQVERELNVAPEDFRLWVCLHEQTHRVQFAAAPWLRHHMLNEIDNLSEHLLGNVDTLLERASAAAKSLKDRTAAGTAPGRGAILDLLQDPEEKASLSHLTAVMSLLEGHANVVMDAVDASIVPSVKTIRQRFNARGKDRGVVEKFIRSLLGLDAKMRQYTDGAKFVRAVVDVAGMEGFNRVWESAANLPTEPEIHDAKLWLERMGL; encoded by the coding sequence ATGGAGTCAACTGCAGGCGATTCATCGGTACAGGCCCAGGCGCTGATCAACTGGGAGCTCGCGGCGTCAACCGCTGCGCGGCTGGCTCCGGCAGGCCCTTCGCTGGGTTCCGCCGAAATCGGGACGGCCGTGGAGAACCTGCGCCTGATGGCGGACATCTCCGTGCCGCACGTCCATGACATCACCGGGCTGGAAGCCGCGCGGGACCTCCGCGATTCCTCCGTGCTGGTGGTGGACCGCGCCTCCTGGGCCAAGGCCAACACCCAGAGCTTCACCGTCATGCTGAAGCCGGCGATGGAAAAGATGCTGGAGGGCCGCCGCGGAACCATGAGCCCCGGTGCGGCGTCCGTCAGCGGCGCCATCACGGGTAGCCAGTTGGGCGCCGTGCTCGCCTTCCTCTCCAGCAAGGTCCTGGGCCAGTACGATCCTTTCTCGGCACTCGCCGAAGACTCAACGGCCCCCGCCGGCGGACGCCTTCTGCTGGTTGCGCCGAACATCGTCCAGGTGGAGCGCGAACTCAACGTTGCCCCCGAGGACTTCCGGCTGTGGGTCTGCCTGCACGAACAGACGCACCGCGTGCAGTTCGCGGCCGCACCCTGGCTGCGCCACCACATGCTCAACGAGATCGACAACCTTAGCGAGCACCTGCTGGGCAACGTCGACACCCTCCTCGAGCGCGCGTCGGCTGCGGCCAAATCACTCAAGGACCGCACGGCCGCCGGAACGGCTCCCGGGCGCGGCGCTATCCTGGACCTGCTCCAGGACCCGGAAGAAAAAGCCTCCCTGTCACACCTGACCGCCGTGATGAGCCTGCTGGAAGGCCACGCCAACGTGGTGATGGACGCGGTCGACGCCAGCATCGTCCCGTCCGTCAAGACCATCCGGCAGCGCTTCAACGCCCGGGGCAAGGACCGGGGCGTCGTGGAGAAATTCATCCGCAGCCTGCTGGGCCTCGATGCCAAGATGCGCCAGTACACGGACGGCGCCAAATTCGTCCGCGCCGTGGTGGACGTGGCTGGCATGGAAGGCTTCAACCGGGTCTGGGAATCCGCTGCGAACCTGCCCACGGAACCGGAAATCCATGACGCCAAGCTCTGGCTCGAGCGGATGGGGCTCTAG